One Curtobacterium sp. MCLR17_032 genomic window carries:
- a CDS encoding acyltransferase family protein → MPPQHAPFRTDVHAVRAVAVVLVLGYHLDLGWLRGGFVGVDAFFVVSGFLITGRLVRQLRDTGRIDLPAFWARRARRLAPAALLVLAATAAAAVLLTPREDWPTLGTQLAASALAVENWALAVSSTDYLAAGDPSTPFEHFWSLGVEEQFYLLWPLLLLAVWWAARRRRGMTRGVRERAVLVTVLVVIAASLTCSVVLTATDPAPAYFWPHTRAWEFGVGALLALAPGVLPGSPRIRAALAGTGWLGLVACGLLLTPAVPYPGTAAVLPVAATALVIAGRTETGVLGRATGLPPVRWLGRVSYPLYLWHWPVVLLLPRVLDLPTPARVAVTVALAAALAHLTTVLVERPVTTGRLAHLRPRVTLAVVAAATALVLVVPAVGWGALTAQLRTDRALAAELSTDGDRCWGAAAIASGSGCAVAGDPRRGTTPSTMTAAYDVDPTWDDCQAEATDARSCVVGVRGGTRVALIGDSHAHQWSSALIALAEQRGWELHLMVKGGCEFSHVRWSDVSAADDRRCGAWNRAVDRSLADSAPYSLVFTSSRSDLRGAPVGTDPARSARDGYRASWQPLIDRGARIVAIPDTPAAGSGVQHCVDTHPGDPGACRISTDRAFAAGDRLVAAARATPGAVVADLTPSFCADGTCPAVIGNVLVYRDSQHLTRTYVTTLVGALGRRTDAALRAAGGP, encoded by the coding sequence ATGCCGCCGCAGCACGCCCCCTTCCGCACCGACGTCCACGCCGTCCGCGCCGTGGCCGTCGTGCTCGTGCTCGGGTACCACCTCGACCTCGGTTGGCTGCGCGGCGGCTTCGTCGGGGTCGACGCGTTCTTCGTCGTCTCCGGGTTCCTCATCACCGGCCGACTCGTCCGCCAGCTCCGCGACACCGGACGCATCGACCTCCCCGCCTTCTGGGCCCGCCGAGCGCGCCGACTCGCCCCCGCCGCACTGCTCGTCCTCGCCGCCACCGCGGCCGCCGCCGTGCTGCTCACCCCACGCGAGGACTGGCCCACCCTCGGCACCCAGCTCGCCGCCAGCGCCCTCGCCGTCGAGAACTGGGCGCTCGCCGTGTCCAGCACCGACTACCTGGCCGCCGGGGACCCGTCCACCCCGTTCGAACACTTCTGGTCCCTCGGGGTCGAGGAGCAGTTCTACCTCCTGTGGCCCCTGCTGCTCCTCGCCGTGTGGTGGGCCGCCCGACGACGTCGCGGCATGACCCGAGGAGTCCGCGAACGCGCCGTCCTCGTCACCGTCCTGGTCGTCATCGCCGCCTCCCTCACCTGCTCGGTCGTGCTCACCGCCACCGACCCCGCACCCGCCTACTTCTGGCCGCACACCCGGGCGTGGGAGTTCGGCGTCGGTGCGCTCCTCGCCCTCGCCCCGGGCGTCCTGCCCGGATCGCCCCGGATCCGGGCCGCGCTCGCCGGCACCGGCTGGCTCGGTCTCGTCGCCTGCGGACTCCTGCTCACCCCCGCCGTCCCGTACCCGGGGACCGCCGCTGTCCTGCCCGTCGCGGCCACCGCCCTCGTCATCGCGGGACGGACCGAGACCGGTGTCCTCGGCCGCGCCACGGGCCTCCCGCCCGTCCGCTGGCTCGGCCGCGTCTCCTACCCGCTCTACCTCTGGCACTGGCCGGTCGTCCTCCTGCTCCCACGGGTCCTCGACCTGCCCACCCCGGCGCGCGTCGCCGTCACGGTCGCCCTCGCCGCCGCACTCGCGCACCTCACCACCGTCCTCGTCGAACGTCCCGTCACGACCGGGAGGCTCGCCCACCTCCGCCCGCGCGTCACCCTGGCCGTCGTGGCCGCGGCCACCGCCCTCGTCCTCGTCGTCCCCGCCGTCGGGTGGGGCGCCCTCACCGCACAGCTCCGGACGGACCGCGCCCTCGCCGCCGAACTCAGCACCGACGGGGACCGGTGCTGGGGAGCCGCCGCCATCGCCTCCGGCAGCGGGTGTGCCGTCGCCGGGGACCCCCGGCGCGGCACGACCCCGTCGACGATGACCGCCGCCTACGACGTCGACCCCACGTGGGACGACTGCCAGGCCGAGGCGACCGATGCCCGCAGCTGCGTCGTCGGCGTCCGCGGCGGCACCCGCGTCGCGCTCATCGGGGACTCGCACGCCCACCAGTGGTCCTCCGCCCTCATCGCCCTCGCCGAGCAGCGGGGGTGGGAGCTGCACTTGATGGTGAAGGGCGGGTGCGAGTTCTCCCACGTCCGCTGGAGCGACGTCTCCGCCGCCGACGACCGACGCTGCGGCGCCTGGAACCGGGCCGTCGACCGGTCACTCGCCGACTCCGCGCCCTACTCGCTGGTGTTCACGTCCTCCCGCTCCGACCTCCGGGGTGCACCCGTGGGGACGGACCCGGCGCGGAGCGCGCGCGACGGGTACCGGGCCTCCTGGCAGCCGCTCATCGACCGCGGGGCGAGGATCGTCGCCATCCCGGACACCCCCGCTGCCGGCAGCGGCGTGCAGCACTGCGTCGACACGCACCCGGGCGACCCCGGGGCCTGCCGGATCAGCACCGACCGGGCCTTCGCCGCGGGGGACCGACTGGTCGCGGCAGCACGGGCGACCC